In the bacterium genome, GCCCCGGCCGCCGATCTTCTGTGCCATCTCCTCGTCCAGCAGCTGCCGGTAGGTCTCGATCTCGCCGCTGTTGTCGATCAGGTCGCTCATCGGCACCGTGCCGCGCATCGACTTCAGCAAGGTCTGCACGAACAGCCCCTCGAACTGCTTGGCCGCATCGCGCAGCCGGGCCTCCCGGCGCTCGGGCGTGTCGTTCGCGTTCGTGAGGGGGCGGGGCCCCGCGGTTGCCGTTTCGACCTTCATCATTCCCCTACATGACGAGCAGTTCGGCCTGCAACGCGCCTGCCTGCCGCAGCGCCTGCAGGATGGCGATGATGTCGCGGGGGCTGGCCCCGGCCTCGTTCAGCACGCCGACGACGTCCTGGACCGTTCCGGTCGCGGGCACGTGCAGCACCGCGGCCTCCTTCTCCTGGACGTCGGCCGTCACGTTGGGCGTGACGACGGTCTCGCCGCTCTCGTTGAAGGAGTTTGGCTGCGACACGTCGTAGGTGGTGCGGATGACGACCTTGAGGTTGCCGTGCGCGACCGCGGCCTCCCGCAGCTGCACCCCCTGCCCCACGATGATCGTGCCGGTGCGCTCGTTGATCACGACGCGGGCCGCCTGGTCGCTCTCGGCCGGCAGCTCGCCCATGCGCGCGATGAAATCCACGGGCCGCTCCAGGAAGCTCTCCGGGACCATCACCTCGACCCGCTGCGCGTCGAGGGCGCGCGCCGCGCCCGCGCCGAATACGCCGTTGATGGCGTCGGCCACGCGCTGGCAGGTCGTGAAGTCCGGGTTGTGGAGCAGCCAGGACATGGCGCCG is a window encoding:
- a CDS encoding rod-binding protein; translation: MKVETATAGPRPLTNANDTPERREARLRDAAKQFEGLFVQTLLKSMRGTVPMSDLIDNSGEIETYRQLLDEEMAQKIGGRGGLGIADLITDRYLAAARGEAPLETRAAATLSALPESAPM